From the genome of Chthoniobacterales bacterium:
CTGTGGTTACAGATCAACCTCGATGTAATCACCGCTTCCGACGCCTTCAATGGCTGCGGCAACTTTGTCCGCTTGTTTTGAGATCCGCGGCCATGACGCCGTCATGAGGACAACGACGGAAATCTTTCGATCCTTCAAGTTCTGCTGGTAACGAAGATTCTGATCCGTAGTGACCAGCACTTCAAAACCTGCGTCGCTTGCCGCGGAAAGGAGCTCACCGTTCGTCAGTTGAGACCACGACATTTCCGCCGCCGTTGCCACTTGGTGCTTCGCCAAACTGCGGCGCAATGGCACCGGCGTGCCTTGGTCGAAAAGAATCTTCATCCCGCCACAGCGGGTTCAAGACTGTGTGCGGCAAACTCAAGCACCGCATCAACTTGTTCGCGCTTAACGCCCGGGAACCACGACAGGAAGTCATCCACCGTGGCGCCATCTTCCAAGTTTTCGAAAAGCGCTTTGACCGGCACACGTGTCTCCCGGAAGACGAAAGCCCCGCTCACCATGTCAGGCGAGGCGGTCACTGCGGAGCAATCAGACCAATCAAACATGCTCCCATGATAGCGCGCGCACGCGGCACCCGCAAGCCGGTCGCGGCTCAGAGGCACGAACCTGAGCAAACCAGATCTCCGTGTTCCCTGTGCCTTAGTGAGAG
Proteins encoded in this window:
- a CDS encoding DUF433 domain-containing protein → MFDWSDCSAVTASPDMVSGAFVFRETRVPVKALFENLEDGATVDDFLSWFPGVKREQVDAVLEFAAHSLEPAVAG